One genomic region from Candidatus Sericytochromatia bacterium encodes:
- a CDS encoding TatD family hydrolase, producing MELLFDTHCHLDVPAFDADREEMLQRARRGGVGTMLVPGISLPDLPRVLALAEREPDVWAAVGVHPHEAASWTPQAIDALRALALHPKVAAIGEMGLDYYYPEPPREIQREAFAAQVQLAAELGKPIIVHDRDSHADVLAILTNHLNREVGGVMHCFSGSPEFARECVAIGMFISFAGPVTFKNAHHLQQAAASVPLDRLLVETDSPYLAPVPHRGKRNEPAHVVHVAEKLASLHGLAPDEMIRRTRENGRRLFGLGA from the coding sequence GTGGAGCTGCTGTTTGACACGCACTGCCACCTGGATGTGCCGGCCTTCGACGCCGACCGGGAGGAGATGCTGCAGCGAGCCCGGCGGGGGGGCGTGGGCACGATGCTGGTGCCTGGCATCTCCTTGCCTGACCTGCCGCGCGTGCTGGCCCTGGCCGAGCGGGAGCCTGACGTCTGGGCGGCCGTCGGGGTGCATCCGCACGAGGCGGCCAGCTGGACCCCGCAGGCCATCGACGCGTTGCGGGCCCTGGCGCTTCATCCCAAGGTCGCGGCGATCGGCGAGATGGGCTTGGATTATTACTATCCGGAGCCGCCCCGTGAGATCCAGCGTGAGGCCTTTGCCGCCCAGGTGCAACTGGCCGCGGAACTCGGCAAACCCATCATCGTGCATGACCGTGACAGTCACGCGGATGTGCTGGCCATCCTGACCAACCACTTGAATCGGGAGGTGGGTGGGGTCATGCATTGCTTTTCAGGCTCGCCTGAGTTTGCCCGGGAATGTGTCGCCATCGGGATGTTCATCTCGTTTGCGGGTCCGGTGACCTTCAAGAATGCCCATCACCTGCAGCAGGCAGCGGCCTCAGTGCCGCTGGACCGTCTGCTGGTCGAGACGGATTCGCCCTATCTGGCGCCGGTCCCTCACCGGGGCAAGCGCAACGAGCCAGCTCACGTGGTCCACGTGGCGGAAAAACTGGCCAGCCTGCATGGGCTGGCACCTGACGAGATGATTCGCCGCACGCGGGAGAACGGCCGTCGCCTGTTCGGCCTCGGCGCCTGA
- the metG gene encoding methionine--tRNA ligase has translation MATPYYITTAIDYTNAPPHLGHAYEKIAADVLARWHRLLGEDVFFLTGVDEHGVKIEKAAAAEGISPRDFVGRISPQFVSTWATLGVRYDRFIRTTDAFHEQAVQTAFARLVAQGDVDKATYEGLYCAGCEEFKNERDLIDGRCPNHDAAPQPFSEENYVLRISRYRDRIRHHIDTHPEFIQPESRRNEILNLLDSFPDVSVSRQKVRWGIPVPGDESQVIYVWIDALLNYLTGIGWGWDEASFQRYWPAAVHIVGKDIMKFHCIIWPTILMALDLPLPRTIHGHGWVSIGDQKMSKSLGNVVEPNALATQYGADALRYYLMREITYGKDGAYTFDLFKVRVNADLANNLGNALNRTLGMLEKQFDGVVPDDLPALTAELAARVRDTQQQVAAHMAGYEIQEALETIWRLIDAVNKFIDVQAPWALAKAGEREKLAGVLYGVLESLRGVAILVSPFIPALAAQMWDQLGLDRPLDEQRLSDLAWGGLTSGTRTRKAGPVYPRIEDALAEAGAKKK, from the coding sequence GTGGCCACGCCCTATTACATTACCACTGCGATCGACTACACCAACGCCCCCCCGCATCTGGGGCACGCTTACGAGAAGATCGCCGCTGACGTGCTGGCCCGCTGGCATCGCCTGCTGGGAGAGGACGTCTTCTTTCTGACGGGCGTCGACGAACATGGCGTCAAGATCGAGAAAGCCGCCGCTGCAGAGGGCATTTCGCCCCGCGACTTCGTGGGCCGGATCTCGCCTCAGTTCGTGTCGACCTGGGCGACGCTGGGGGTTCGCTACGATCGCTTCATTCGCACCACCGACGCCTTCCACGAGCAGGCCGTTCAAACGGCTTTCGCGCGTCTGGTGGCTCAGGGCGACGTGGACAAGGCCACCTACGAGGGCCTGTATTGCGCCGGGTGCGAGGAGTTCAAGAATGAACGAGACCTGATTGACGGCCGTTGCCCCAACCACGACGCCGCGCCACAGCCATTTTCCGAGGAGAACTATGTCCTCAGAATCTCGCGCTACCGGGACCGGATTCGCCACCACATCGACACGCATCCCGAGTTCATTCAACCGGAAAGCCGTCGCAACGAGATCCTCAACCTGCTCGACAGCTTCCCGGACGTCTCCGTTTCGCGCCAGAAGGTGCGCTGGGGAATCCCGGTTCCGGGCGATGAGTCGCAGGTCATCTACGTCTGGATCGATGCCTTGTTGAATTACCTCACGGGCATCGGCTGGGGCTGGGATGAGGCCTCCTTCCAGCGTTACTGGCCGGCGGCCGTTCACATCGTCGGCAAGGACATCATGAAGTTCCACTGCATCATCTGGCCCACGATCCTGATGGCGCTCGATTTGCCCCTGCCCAGAACCATTCACGGGCACGGCTGGGTGAGCATCGGGGACCAGAAGATGAGCAAGTCGCTTGGCAACGTGGTGGAGCCCAATGCCCTGGCTACCCAATATGGCGCCGATGCGTTGCGTTACTACCTGATGCGGGAGATCACCTATGGCAAGGACGGCGCTTACACCTTTGACCTGTTCAAGGTGCGGGTGAATGCCGACCTGGCCAATAACCTCGGCAACGCCCTGAACCGCACCCTCGGCATGCTGGAGAAGCAGTTTGACGGGGTCGTGCCGGACGACTTGCCGGCGTTGACCGCGGAGTTGGCCGCGCGGGTCCGTGACACGCAGCAGCAGGTGGCAGCCCACATGGCGGGCTACGAGATTCAGGAAGCCCTGGAAACGATCTGGCGCCTGATTGATGCGGTCAACAAATTCATCGACGTGCAGGCCCCTTGGGCGTTGGCCAAGGCGGGTGAGCGGGAAAAGCTGGCCGGCGTGCTATATGGCGTGCTCGAGTCGCTGCGAGGCGTGGCCATCCTCGTCAGTCCCTTCATTCCTGCGCTGGCGGCCCAGATGTGGGACCAGCTGGGCCTCGATAGGCCGCTGGACGAGCAGCGCCTGTCGGATCTGGCCTGGGGAGGGCTGACTTCCGGGACGCGCACGCGCAAGGCGGGGCCGGTCTATCCTCGCATCGAGGATGCGCTGGCTGAGGCCGGGGCCAAGAAGAAGTAA
- a CDS encoding SPOR domain-containing protein, protein MFFNRRPDSPEFVSSVPDYDQDQDEYYGEEDGEEGDDEHDEEEEEDDEEEDEEGASAKPSGSKNWVKSALIGIAALLFLGGGGYYAMLVFAPEVVDEIVNSISSPEEAPADPVAQAPAPASEPAADPAKPDEAAPPPPSEPKQGGAPVKTAGKPAPGEGEAPPPNEAPPAGEGAPAAAPPADTAPAKPAPRPKPKPTFTIPPVPKADEEPKDIEPVEPVTRVLPKAAPRPTGGRAAAAIAGVPSRHGLQVGSFANPDNASRLVQQLRAQGRPAFVLRHAGMSRVYLGQPRLVAMQRAPGGRYARSQARAYRLSSRYAKKRMAQATRYARKAPGRGHWHARYTAPGYRSTPWIPGHSSYIPWGGGQGQPHSRRAHQRSARPQGGRYGVQVGSFSNPDNAALLVSQLRSQGIQSYTGHSAGMSRVYVGNYRNPSAAGAAARQLQGQGIPAAVTLH, encoded by the coding sequence GTGTTTTTCAATCGCCGTCCCGATTCGCCTGAGTTCGTCAGCAGCGTGCCTGATTACGATCAGGACCAGGACGAATATTACGGAGAAGAGGACGGCGAGGAGGGCGATGACGAGCACGACGAGGAGGAGGAGGAGGACGACGAGGAGGAAGATGAAGAGGGCGCTTCCGCCAAGCCCTCTGGCTCGAAAAACTGGGTCAAGAGTGCCCTGATTGGCATTGCGGCCCTCTTGTTCCTTGGTGGCGGTGGCTACTACGCCATGCTGGTGTTTGCTCCGGAGGTGGTGGACGAGATCGTCAACAGCATCTCGTCGCCCGAAGAGGCGCCAGCTGACCCCGTTGCCCAGGCGCCCGCGCCAGCCTCCGAGCCTGCCGCTGACCCCGCCAAACCGGATGAGGCAGCCCCTCCGCCGCCTTCCGAGCCCAAACAAGGGGGTGCGCCGGTCAAGACGGCGGGCAAGCCTGCGCCCGGCGAAGGGGAAGCCCCGCCTCCCAATGAAGCGCCCCCTGCCGGGGAGGGGGCGCCTGCGGCGGCCCCCCCCGCGGACACGGCGCCCGCCAAGCCTGCGCCCCGCCCCAAGCCCAAGCCAACCTTCACGATTCCGCCTGTTCCGAAGGCCGATGAAGAGCCAAAGGACATCGAACCGGTAGAACCCGTGACGCGGGTGCTCCCGAAGGCCGCCCCTCGGCCAACGGGGGGACGTGCCGCTGCTGCCATCGCGGGGGTACCCAGCCGCCATGGGTTGCAGGTGGGCTCCTTTGCCAATCCCGATAACGCCTCCCGGCTGGTCCAGCAATTGCGAGCCCAAGGGCGGCCCGCCTTTGTGCTGCGACACGCCGGTATGAGCCGGGTTTACCTTGGCCAGCCTCGCCTGGTGGCTATGCAGCGCGCTCCGGGAGGGCGCTATGCCAGGAGCCAGGCCCGGGCCTACCGCCTGTCCTCTCGCTACGCCAAGAAGCGGATGGCCCAGGCGACCCGTTACGCGCGGAAGGCCCCCGGTCGGGGTCATTGGCACGCGCGGTACACGGCGCCGGGCTATCGCAGCACCCCCTGGATTCCGGGGCATTCCTCCTACATTCCGTGGGGTGGCGGTCAAGGCCAGCCGCACAGCCGCCGTGCCCACCAGCGCTCCGCTCGCCCGCAGGGCGGCCGCTACGGCGTCCAGGTCGGCTCCTTTTCGAATCCGGACAATGCCGCCTTGCTGGTCAGCCAGTTGCGTTCCCAGGGCATTCAGTCCTACACGGGCCACAGCGCCGGGATGAGCCGGGTCTATGTCGGCAACTATCGGAACCCCAGCGCCGCCGGCGCTGCCGCCCGCCAGCTCCAGGGCCAGGGCATTCCGGCGGCCGTGACCCTTCACTGA
- the murI gene encoding glutamate racemase: MTLPSPIALYDSGLGGLSVLRVLTARLPGESFLYFGDTARVPYGPRPAAEIVAFNLQIADWLVAEGAKCLVVACNTSSALALTRLENEVSVPIVGLIQAGAEAVVDAAPDGPIGLIATQATVASGAYQRAIAARAPSAPVLAQACPALVPLVESGAWAGPEAHEALRDCLAPFLATPPRALLLGCTHYPHLAPLIASWLPGVPLIDPAIRLADHVESVLSTRGIGACRPAVPPLRVTVSGDAQRFRAEAERLIPGLVSEVERVTLPTLAAGRP, from the coding sequence GTGACGTTGCCATCACCGATTGCGCTCTATGACTCCGGCCTCGGAGGGCTGTCTGTTCTGCGCGTGCTGACGGCGCGCCTGCCCGGCGAGTCGTTTCTTTATTTTGGCGATACGGCTCGCGTGCCCTATGGGCCCCGTCCCGCCGCCGAGATCGTGGCCTTCAACCTGCAGATCGCCGACTGGCTGGTTGCCGAAGGGGCCAAGTGCCTGGTGGTGGCCTGCAACACCTCCTCGGCGTTGGCCCTCACCCGGCTCGAAAATGAGGTGTCCGTCCCGATCGTGGGGCTGATCCAGGCTGGCGCGGAAGCCGTCGTCGACGCCGCCCCCGACGGTCCGATCGGCCTGATCGCCACCCAGGCGACCGTGGCCAGCGGTGCTTATCAACGGGCGATCGCCGCCCGGGCCCCCTCCGCCCCGGTGCTGGCGCAGGCGTGCCCCGCCCTGGTGCCGCTGGTGGAGTCCGGTGCCTGGGCCGGCCCCGAGGCCCACGAAGCGCTGCGTGACTGCCTCGCGCCCTTTCTTGCGACCCCGCCCCGCGCCCTGCTGCTCGGATGCACCCATTACCCTCACCTGGCGCCCCTGATCGCATCCTGGCTACCCGGCGTGCCCCTGATCGATCCGGCGATTCGCCTGGCGGACCACGTGGAATCCGTGCTGAGCACGCGCGGGATCGGCGCCTGCCGGCCGGCCGTGCCCCCGTTGCGCGTCACGGTCAGCGGGGACGCTCAGCGATTCCGGGCCGAGGCGGAACGGCTGATTCCGGGACTGGTTTCCGAAGTGGAGCGCGTCACGCTGCCGACGCTGGCAGCTGGTCGGCCGTGA
- a CDS encoding 5'-nucleotidase C-terminal domain-containing protein → MSLRLARILCLSMLCLTPAWDQAAEAAPVPLTILHTNDTHDHLEAFDTRHGKGLGGIARRASLIRQVKKENPATLVLDAGDVFQGTPLFNFFSGEPDFITMKQAGYDAMAVGNHDLDNGIQNLLTQSRHLDHPPLAINLYDPKGQRYFPTHRIFERGGLKIAVVGALGRNAFEAVAAPRRAGITFKDPEPELKHLVQRLRSQVDLVVLLTHIGHEEEVSLAKAMPDVDLIVGGHSHTKVEKPVVVKHAKRDTLVAQAFQWGEFMGRIDLQVEGGRIVRHEGRLLTVGTEIPEDPTVAATVAHYAKQIATQMQEVVGRTAIEFSNSRKREGDTPIGNLVADAVKEETGAQVAFMNSGGIRAPLPQGDITRGMVFSMLPFENTLVTFTCTGVQLQAILDFAASRNGKSGSLQVAGLQYEVDGERARAVQVEGKALEPGAVYRVATIDYVAQGNDGADVFRSVSEVVNTGTLVRDAFMRFMKKRAGAVEAPSGGRIRKRTPATAS, encoded by the coding sequence TTGTCACTCCGTCTTGCTCGCATCCTGTGCTTGTCGATGCTGTGCCTCACGCCTGCCTGGGACCAGGCCGCAGAGGCGGCTCCGGTCCCGCTGACCATCCTGCACACGAACGACACCCACGACCATCTGGAAGCCTTCGACACCCGGCACGGCAAGGGGCTCGGGGGAATCGCGCGGCGCGCCAGCTTGATCCGTCAGGTCAAGAAGGAAAACCCGGCCACCCTGGTGCTCGACGCCGGAGACGTGTTCCAGGGAACGCCCCTGTTCAATTTTTTCTCGGGGGAGCCGGACTTCATCACCATGAAGCAGGCAGGCTATGACGCCATGGCCGTGGGCAACCACGACCTCGACAACGGCATCCAGAACCTGCTCACCCAGTCACGCCATCTGGATCACCCGCCCCTGGCCATCAACCTCTATGACCCCAAAGGTCAGCGCTACTTCCCGACCCATCGCATCTTCGAGCGAGGGGGGCTGAAAATCGCCGTGGTGGGGGCACTCGGTCGCAACGCCTTCGAGGCGGTGGCCGCGCCGCGTCGCGCCGGGATCACCTTCAAAGACCCGGAGCCCGAATTGAAGCACCTCGTCCAGAGACTGCGCAGCCAGGTGGATCTGGTCGTGCTGCTGACCCACATCGGGCACGAGGAGGAGGTCAGCCTGGCGAAGGCGATGCCTGACGTGGACCTGATCGTGGGCGGGCATAGCCACACCAAGGTTGAAAAGCCCGTGGTGGTGAAACATGCCAAGCGAGACACGCTGGTGGCCCAGGCCTTCCAGTGGGGCGAATTCATGGGTCGCATCGACCTCCAGGTGGAGGGGGGACGGATCGTGCGTCATGAGGGACGCCTGCTGACGGTCGGCACGGAAATCCCGGAGGACCCCACGGTGGCAGCCACCGTGGCTCATTACGCGAAGCAGATCGCGACCCAGATGCAGGAAGTGGTGGGACGGACGGCTATCGAGTTCAGCAACAGCCGCAAACGCGAGGGGGACACGCCGATTGGCAACCTGGTGGCGGACGCTGTCAAAGAGGAGACCGGCGCTCAGGTGGCGTTCATGAACAGTGGCGGCATTCGCGCGCCGCTGCCCCAGGGGGATATCACGCGCGGCATGGTGTTCTCGATGCTGCCTTTCGAGAACACCCTGGTGACGTTTACATGCACGGGCGTTCAGTTGCAGGCCATTCTGGACTTCGCGGCCAGTCGCAACGGCAAGAGCGGGAGCCTGCAGGTGGCTGGGCTGCAGTACGAGGTCGATGGCGAGCGCGCCAGGGCTGTTCAGGTGGAGGGCAAGGCCCTTGAACCTGGTGCCGTCTACCGCGTGGCCACGATCGACTACGTGGCCCAGGGCAATGATGGCGCCGACGTCTTCCGGAGCGTGTCGGAGGTGGTCAATACGGGCACCCTGGTGCGGGACGCCTTCATGCGTTTCATGAAAAAGCGTGCCGGAGCCGTGGAGGCTCCCAGCGGTGGCCGGATTCGGAAACGCACGCCGGCCACGGCCTCCTGA
- a CDS encoding DEAD/DEAH box helicase: MTTFHQLGLPAALCDLLLQEGIETPSEPQAQSFTPLVEGRHLLLSAQTGSGKTLAYLLPLWKRLESLPSAPPPVPGRPAAPRLLILVPTQELGVQVRDVVRLLWGERPGAVLALIGGANPERQREALKRAPEVVVGTPGRVADFVSRQALTLSAVRAIVLDEADHLAEAPHRADVVSLFHAAPSGRQVVACSATLSSASRDWLAGLLSEPVVVDLATELTLPATLRHQVLVTPERDQLPTLRKLLHHLAPTGAIAFFNRAADIDWLVAKLVHHGVRAAGLHAGLRKLQRTETMRAFRGGQLQLLVATELAARGLDLGGCELVFNLDLPRSAEQYVHRVGRTGRMGRAGLAITLVDPTETRLLSVLERALGLSFEPAVYAFGELRAPEPVDEVRARRRAAARAERGASKEKPGKAEASGGRAKTEEKKGAAKKSGQKAPTARQVAKGKARKAARKSAGAWKRSSGVARPGGGTEGSSSAPNSPFDASGANPTAAPQA, encoded by the coding sequence ATGACCACCTTTCACCAACTGGGCCTTCCTGCCGCGCTGTGCGACCTGTTGCTACAAGAGGGCATCGAAACCCCCTCCGAGCCGCAGGCGCAGTCCTTCACGCCGCTGGTGGAGGGGCGTCACCTCTTGCTCAGCGCGCAAACCGGTAGCGGCAAGACCCTGGCCTATTTGCTGCCGCTTTGGAAGCGCTTGGAGTCCCTGCCTTCTGCTCCTCCGCCAGTGCCAGGTCGCCCCGCCGCGCCGCGCTTGCTGATCCTGGTGCCCACCCAAGAGCTGGGCGTGCAGGTGCGTGACGTGGTGCGTTTGCTCTGGGGGGAGCGCCCAGGGGCCGTTCTGGCTTTGATCGGGGGCGCCAATCCAGAGCGCCAGCGCGAAGCGCTGAAACGTGCCCCGGAAGTGGTGGTGGGAACACCGGGGCGGGTGGCTGACTTTGTCAGTCGTCAGGCTTTGACGCTATCAGCTGTTCGGGCGATCGTTCTGGATGAGGCCGATCACCTGGCTGAAGCGCCCCATCGTGCCGACGTGGTGTCTCTGTTTCATGCGGCGCCCTCGGGGCGTCAGGTGGTGGCTTGCTCAGCCACCCTGAGCTCGGCCTCGCGTGATTGGCTGGCCGGTCTGTTGTCGGAGCCGGTCGTGGTCGACCTCGCCACCGAACTGACGCTGCCAGCGACGCTGAGGCACCAGGTGCTCGTGACGCCGGAGCGTGATCAGCTCCCCACCTTGCGGAAGTTGTTGCATCACCTGGCGCCCACGGGGGCGATCGCCTTTTTCAACCGGGCCGCAGACATCGACTGGCTGGTGGCGAAGCTGGTTCATCATGGGGTGCGGGCGGCCGGGTTGCACGCCGGACTGCGCAAACTCCAGCGCACGGAAACCATGCGGGCCTTCCGTGGCGGCCAGTTACAGCTTCTGGTGGCCACGGAACTGGCGGCCCGCGGCCTCGACCTGGGCGGCTGTGAACTCGTGTTCAACCTCGATCTGCCGCGTTCGGCGGAGCAGTACGTGCATCGCGTCGGACGCACGGGACGCATGGGGCGTGCTGGATTGGCGATCACCCTGGTGGACCCGACTGAAACTCGCCTGCTCAGCGTGCTCGAGCGAGCGCTCGGCTTGTCATTCGAACCGGCCGTTTACGCCTTTGGAGAGTTGCGCGCGCCCGAACCCGTCGACGAGGTCCGCGCCCGCCGGCGCGCGGCGGCCCGTGCCGAACGCGGCGCGTCCAAAGAGAAGCCTGGCAAGGCCGAGGCGTCAGGCGGGCGGGCGAAGACGGAGGAGAAGAAGGGGGCCGCCAAGAAGTCTGGCCAGAAGGCTCCCACCGCTCGGCAAGTGGCCAAGGGCAAGGCCCGCAAAGCCGCGCGAAAGTCCGCCGGGGCATGGAAGCGAAGCTCCGGTGTGGCGCGGCCTGGCGGGGGAACGGAGGGATCCAGTTCCGCGCCGAACAGCCCCTTCGATGCATCGGGAGCCAATCCCACGGCTGCCCCTCAGGCGTGA
- the opgC gene encoding OpgC domain-containing protein, giving the protein MLRAPLPPSPAGPPAPVERRLAIDLLRGLAVVVMVLDHLVGHSWFHMLTLGTLYITAAEGFVLCSGLALGWRSRERFLQAGHWGAIYPVLRRTLVVWGCASGSLLAVGTLAMLVPGAGRPAFTDAPPAWGELARAALSLQLAPPLLDILPMYVGLLGLTPLLIAGCARGHWPFLVLASLLAWGWNWCDPYALSTPPLDRDGRTYFSLASWQIIYVGGFLVAWYGESLKRRWAWVPPHGWWLSLAVIGLSLAVASFHDSDVRSWPLEAPERATWLAATDRSLLGPIRLLAVMTYFPLLSAALSWLTGFPSTHWLHEGLLLLGRNALLLYMLHLPLVLFWSQAIAPWLGGRVWLTSLGQAAALLLLWGLVRQRHRYRARAGG; this is encoded by the coding sequence ATGTTGCGTGCCCCGCTGCCCCCCTCGCCGGCCGGCCCCCCCGCGCCGGTCGAACGCCGGCTGGCCATCGACCTGTTGCGAGGCCTGGCCGTGGTGGTGATGGTGCTGGACCATCTGGTGGGACATTCCTGGTTCCACATGCTCACCCTCGGCACCCTCTACATCACCGCGGCCGAGGGCTTCGTGCTGTGCTCGGGGCTGGCGCTTGGCTGGCGCAGCCGCGAAAGATTCCTGCAAGCGGGTCACTGGGGGGCGATCTACCCGGTGCTGCGACGCACCCTCGTGGTCTGGGGTTGTGCCAGCGGAAGCCTGCTGGCCGTCGGAACCCTGGCGATGCTGGTGCCAGGAGCAGGCCGGCCGGCCTTCACGGACGCCCCACCGGCGTGGGGCGAGCTGGCCCGCGCCGCGCTGTCGCTTCAGCTGGCCCCCCCGTTGCTGGACATCCTGCCGATGTACGTGGGGCTGCTCGGGCTGACCCCACTGCTGATCGCCGGATGTGCCCGTGGCCACTGGCCTTTCCTGGTGCTGGCCAGCCTGCTGGCCTGGGGCTGGAACTGGTGCGACCCCTATGCGCTGTCCACGCCCCCCCTGGATCGAGATGGGCGAACCTATTTCAGCCTGGCATCCTGGCAGATCATCTATGTCGGTGGGTTTCTGGTGGCCTGGTACGGCGAGTCCCTGAAGCGACGCTGGGCCTGGGTCCCTCCTCACGGCTGGTGGCTGAGTTTGGCGGTGATCGGCCTGAGCCTCGCCGTGGCCTCCTTCCACGACAGCGATGTGAGAAGCTGGCCGCTCGAGGCGCCGGAACGGGCCACCTGGCTTGCGGCGACTGATCGCAGCCTGCTCGGACCGATCCGCTTGCTGGCCGTGATGACCTACTTTCCCCTGCTCTCGGCAGCCCTCTCCTGGTTGACGGGGTTTCCATCCACCCACTGGCTGCATGAGGGCTTGCTGCTGCTGGGGCGAAACGCGCTGCTGCTGTACATGCTGCACCTCCCCCTGGTGCTGTTCTGGAGTCAGGCGATCGCCCCCTGGCTGGGGGGCCGGGTCTGGTTGACCAGCCTGGGCCAAGCCGCCGCCCTGCTGCTGTTATGGGGGTTGGTGCGGCAGCGACACCGGTATCGCGCCAGAGCCGGCGGGTGA
- a CDS encoding S8 family peptidase, whose product MKQVVLMTSATVTTLALVGCGVSPNGLNLANTRSGDMMAQAVPGEVVVKFRDARGRQSVLQKMGLKAVSKVERIEAVVVKTANAAQTISALKADPNVAYAEPNYIARIIDNGNLAPRMGFGVKADDELLGKLWGMEKIAAAKAWAVTTGSPEVKVGVVDTGIDHKHVDFGGRVAKGKDFVNNDDDAFDDHYHGTHCAGSVGAGLGNGGVVGVAPAVSMVAVKVLSKSGSGSYAGVANGIIYAADQGCQVISMSLGGPQSSAVIDEAVKHAINKGSLVVAAMGNNNSERPSYPAAAPGVMAVGATTSGDVRSSFSNFGKHISVGAPGSDILSTVPGGGYRTLSGTSMACPHTAGLAALVKSANPSFTAAQIRERIEKTADDLGDKGFDKYFGHGRINVGRAITQQ is encoded by the coding sequence ATGAAGCAAGTCGTCCTGATGACTTCCGCCACTGTCACCACTCTCGCTCTGGTCGGCTGCGGCGTTTCGCCGAACGGCTTGAACCTCGCCAACACCCGCTCCGGGGACATGATGGCGCAAGCGGTGCCCGGTGAGGTCGTCGTCAAGTTCCGCGACGCCCGCGGCCGCCAGTCGGTGCTCCAGAAGATGGGCCTCAAGGCCGTCTCCAAGGTCGAGCGGATCGAAGCCGTGGTGGTGAAGACCGCCAACGCCGCTCAGACCATCAGCGCCCTCAAGGCTGACCCGAACGTGGCTTACGCGGAGCCCAACTACATTGCCCGCATCATCGACAACGGCAACCTGGCCCCGCGGATGGGCTTCGGCGTGAAGGCCGATGACGAACTGCTCGGCAAGCTGTGGGGCATGGAAAAGATTGCCGCCGCCAAGGCTTGGGCCGTCACGACCGGTTCGCCTGAGGTCAAGGTGGGCGTGGTGGACACCGGCATCGACCACAAGCACGTCGACTTCGGTGGCCGGGTCGCCAAGGGCAAGGACTTCGTCAACAACGACGACGATGCGTTCGACGACCACTACCACGGCACCCACTGCGCCGGTTCGGTCGGCGCCGGCCTGGGCAACGGTGGCGTCGTCGGGGTGGCTCCGGCGGTCTCGATGGTCGCGGTCAAGGTCCTGTCGAAGAGCGGGTCCGGGTCGTACGCCGGTGTGGCCAACGGCATCATCTATGCTGCTGACCAGGGTTGCCAGGTCATCTCGATGAGCCTGGGTGGTCCTCAGAGCTCGGCCGTGATTGATGAAGCCGTCAAGCACGCCATCAACAAGGGCTCCTTGGTGGTGGCCGCGATGGGCAACAACAACTCCGAGCGTCCCAGCTACCCGGCTGCTGCGCCTGGTGTGATGGCCGTCGGCGCCACCACCAGCGGCGACGTGCGTTCCTCGTTCTCCAACTTCGGCAAGCACATCTCGGTGGGCGCGCCCGGTTCCGACATCCTGTCGACCGTTCCTGGCGGCGGCTATCGCACCCTCTCGGGCACCTCGATGGCCTGCCCGCACACCGCCGGCCTGGCCGCTCTGGTGAAGAGCGCCAACCCTTCCTTCACGGCGGCGCAGATCCGCGAGCGGATCGAGAAGACCGCGGATGACCTGGGCGATAAGGGCTTCGACAAGTACTTCGGCCACGGCCGGATCAACGTCGGTCGCGCCATCACCCAGCAGTAA